The following are encoded in a window of Paenibacillaceae bacterium GAS479 genomic DNA:
- a CDS encoding Serine protease, subtilisin family, which translates to MVKKGYKINILSAVLAATLLLPSGAHATELSPSPASSEGAAAILKSRLEQGVAPGSSKLKASNGELLTPSRARGLTIADTTPAVISPRLDTKTSARVKVILQLDGAAVAEGKFASSQGIAAADVTESSVDVEQQALLDAAKARGLALKVSYRYDTVLNGMEVELPANQIPLLAALPGVKSIHENLTYYAIPAETIAPNTTSEQCRCDIEPLKQLRVPDAWAMGLTGKGLKVGVIDTGVDYLHPDLKGAYKGGRDSYFNTNDPYEEIPNSETGNLGTSHGTHVAGTIVGGAANKTDIVQKGVAYEAELHAYKVLGFNAETGRASGSSAQVIDGIEHAVKDGMDVINLSLGADAVKDPFSPDSIAVNNAVLSGVVAVVANGNAADDGHYYYSMGSPANSQLAIAVGAVNSPSNHYTASVSASVYNPTVTGATYSGLDYDLNLMGWRTGQEGFASVLGTEPVEAVYVGLGGENDYAGVDAKGKIVLASRGIQPFVQKSEIAKNKGAKAIIIFNGLNTGLKANLNPSIPGRDSFIGPIGFFGDSFNYIPTFDMEGAKGRELARLVLANPGASFKLDFDGEYPKTVVPGDRMASFSSRGPASDGKLGIKPDVTAPGVNTLSTWPAYGKADPNASYDEAYNRISGTSMATPHVAGLALLLKQKYPNWTPMDIRAALANTADTIYDEAGTRYDVYSQGGGRANIVNALQTPALLQSVEELTLQDANLNPFQVTNFGANYSFGVVPAGAETQTGQLRVKNTSGAAVTYSAAVELNASVTSDPANPIATPDISKLSVSLGGLNNGSITAPPGGAASFTLSATPAADAAKGAYEGSVILTAPGLPTLRLPFALHVGDKLPDNGFGIQDLTLSSSILSPDGDGVNDKLSASLTLNAANTDVLSLEVYDVNDDFVGLMFVSETNQPGGYVPGRYTIEGLTEQFYDSYDGEGNPVYQKLSEGTYTLYAVATDYDEFFNVVNQYSTTRTMAVAYNKVELGLVANAKEAFQAKVINTTVAGKPVLQLPSRQGVTYAVTASDKPALIAADGILASRPKKAETVLLTVTIASAKVPTIKDIAQVSVLLPGSEPVELGDRALKGVVRSMGTKVNLKSTVSIDGIVTVTDTDIKAALKGAYRPLAIVVNGAPLDSVSAVKLSLSSIQAASLAKAPLGSSIALNAGSAAVELPLYLLQSLPKGSGAELIIRAAAGEAGTFTASRPGLTLLGAPVAFELNSVSSSSVSKPLPIPASSFVKHAFVLEAGVDSSKAGALFLQKGKAYPAPSAFTKNSDGTTTVSVSQPGYNVYAAAKRTVAYTDIAKSKSKNSIQSLAEKLLIDGTTDTTFSPKSRLTLAQFDEMVSKAFGLTPVAGKTFSSSVAPSGAGAAFSPLNADVKAIASDAGVFSSGSAAGFSASGGKWYSNVPIISREAAADVIYKLLYAAKLI; encoded by the coding sequence TTGGTCAAAAAAGGATACAAGATCAACATCCTGTCCGCCGTACTTGCGGCGACCCTGCTCCTGCCATCCGGTGCCCACGCCACCGAGCTATCCCCTTCCCCGGCATCCTCAGAAGGCGCTGCAGCCATTTTGAAAAGCCGTCTGGAGCAAGGAGTTGCTCCCGGCTCCTCCAAGCTGAAGGCTTCCAACGGGGAGCTGCTGACGCCTTCGCGCGCACGCGGGCTCACGATTGCTGACACCACACCGGCCGTTATCTCACCGCGCCTGGACACAAAGACATCCGCCCGCGTCAAAGTCATTCTTCAGTTGGATGGCGCCGCCGTAGCGGAAGGCAAATTCGCTTCCAGCCAAGGCATCGCTGCCGCCGACGTAACCGAATCCTCGGTCGATGTAGAGCAACAAGCATTGCTCGATGCAGCCAAAGCACGGGGCTTGGCACTGAAGGTCAGCTACCGCTACGACACTGTGCTGAACGGCATGGAGGTCGAACTGCCGGCCAACCAGATTCCACTGCTCGCCGCACTGCCTGGTGTCAAATCGATTCACGAAAATCTGACCTACTACGCCATTCCTGCCGAAACTATCGCTCCGAATACGACTTCGGAACAATGCCGTTGCGACATCGAACCGCTGAAGCAGCTTCGCGTGCCTGATGCTTGGGCTATGGGACTGACCGGCAAAGGGTTGAAGGTGGGCGTCATCGACACTGGCGTCGACTACCTGCATCCCGATCTGAAAGGCGCGTATAAGGGTGGACGCGACTCGTATTTCAACACGAATGACCCGTATGAGGAAATCCCGAACAGCGAAACCGGAAACCTAGGCACATCGCACGGCACGCATGTTGCCGGCACGATCGTCGGCGGAGCTGCGAACAAGACCGACATTGTCCAGAAAGGTGTCGCTTACGAGGCAGAGCTGCATGCCTACAAGGTGCTCGGTTTTAACGCCGAAACCGGCCGCGCTTCCGGTTCCTCCGCGCAAGTCATCGACGGCATCGAGCACGCAGTGAAAGACGGCATGGATGTCATCAACCTGTCGCTTGGCGCCGATGCCGTCAAAGATCCATTTTCACCCGATTCCATCGCGGTCAATAATGCTGTGCTCTCCGGCGTCGTTGCGGTCGTAGCCAACGGCAATGCGGCCGATGATGGACACTACTATTATTCAATGGGCTCCCCGGCAAACAGCCAGCTGGCGATAGCCGTCGGTGCCGTGAACAGCCCGAGCAACCACTACACGGCGAGCGTGAGCGCCTCGGTATACAACCCGACCGTCACAGGCGCCACCTACAGCGGACTCGACTATGATCTCAACCTGATGGGCTGGCGCACCGGTCAAGAGGGCTTCGCTTCGGTGCTCGGAACAGAGCCGGTAGAGGCGGTCTACGTTGGACTTGGCGGGGAAAATGACTACGCGGGCGTTGATGCGAAGGGTAAAATCGTCCTCGCCTCGCGCGGCATACAGCCTTTCGTGCAAAAATCCGAGATTGCCAAAAACAAGGGCGCCAAGGCAATCATCATTTTCAACGGACTCAATACCGGCCTCAAGGCGAACTTGAACCCATCCATTCCTGGACGGGACAGCTTTATCGGTCCGATTGGCTTTTTTGGAGACAGCTTCAATTACATCCCAACCTTCGATATGGAAGGCGCAAAAGGCCGCGAGCTTGCACGCCTCGTGCTGGCGAATCCCGGCGCAAGCTTCAAGCTGGACTTCGATGGCGAGTATCCAAAAACGGTTGTTCCTGGCGACCGCATGGCCAGCTTCAGCTCCCGTGGTCCAGCCTCCGACGGCAAGCTCGGCATCAAACCGGATGTGACCGCCCCGGGCGTGAACACCTTGTCGACTTGGCCGGCCTACGGCAAAGCCGATCCTAATGCCTCTTATGACGAGGCGTACAACCGCATCAGCGGCACAAGCATGGCAACGCCGCATGTAGCCGGCCTGGCGCTGCTGCTGAAACAGAAATATCCGAACTGGACTCCAATGGACATTCGTGCGGCACTCGCCAACACGGCTGACACCATCTACGACGAAGCTGGAACCCGCTACGACGTTTATTCCCAAGGCGGAGGCCGCGCCAACATCGTCAATGCGCTCCAAACACCTGCGCTGCTGCAAAGCGTAGAGGAGCTGACGCTGCAGGACGCGAACCTTAACCCGTTCCAAGTGACCAACTTCGGCGCGAACTACAGCTTTGGCGTCGTTCCAGCTGGAGCCGAGACACAGACCGGTCAGCTTCGCGTGAAAAATACATCCGGAGCAGCTGTAACATACTCCGCAGCCGTGGAGCTCAACGCTTCCGTCACCTCCGATCCGGCGAACCCGATCGCAACGCCGGACATCTCCAAGCTGAGCGTATCGCTCGGCGGCCTGAACAATGGCTCCATTACAGCGCCCCCTGGCGGTGCGGCTTCCTTTACGCTGAGCGCCACTCCGGCAGCCGATGCAGCTAAAGGCGCCTACGAAGGCTCCGTTATTCTGACCGCGCCAGGTCTGCCAACGCTGCGTCTGCCATTCGCCCTGCATGTCGGCGATAAGCTGCCGGACAACGGTTTTGGCATCCAGGACCTAACGTTGTCTAGTTCAATCCTCTCCCCTGATGGAGATGGAGTGAATGACAAACTGAGCGCGAGCCTCACGCTGAACGCTGCGAACACTGACGTCCTCAGCTTGGAAGTCTATGATGTGAATGATGATTTTGTCGGCCTGATGTTCGTCTCCGAAACAAACCAGCCAGGCGGTTATGTACCTGGTCGCTACACGATCGAGGGTCTCACCGAGCAATTCTATGACAGCTACGATGGGGAAGGAAATCCAGTCTATCAAAAGCTGTCCGAGGGAACCTACACGCTTTATGCCGTCGCAACGGATTATGACGAGTTCTTCAATGTTGTGAACCAGTATTCTACGACCAGAACTATGGCTGTCGCTTACAACAAGGTTGAGCTTGGACTGGTAGCGAACGCAAAAGAAGCCTTCCAAGCCAAAGTTATCAATACTACCGTAGCCGGCAAGCCAGTGCTGCAGCTGCCTTCCCGCCAAGGCGTGACCTATGCGGTCACAGCGAGCGACAAGCCTGCGCTGATCGCAGCGGATGGCATCCTGGCTTCCCGTCCAAAAAAGGCTGAAACGGTACTGCTCACCGTCACCATCGCTTCGGCCAAAGTGCCTACGATCAAGGACATAGCACAAGTGTCCGTGCTGCTGCCAGGCAGTGAGCCGGTGGAGCTTGGCGACCGTGCGCTGAAAGGCGTCGTTCGTTCCATGGGGACCAAAGTCAATCTGAAATCTACCGTCTCAATTGATGGCATAGTTACTGTAACAGATACCGACATCAAAGCCGCTCTGAAAGGAGCTTACCGTCCACTGGCAATTGTTGTGAATGGAGCGCCGCTAGACTCGGTATCTGCCGTGAAGCTCAGCCTGAGCTCCATTCAAGCCGCTTCGCTGGCCAAAGCACCGCTGGGCAGCTCCATCGCCCTTAACGCGGGCTCCGCCGCCGTCGAACTGCCGCTGTATTTGCTGCAATCTCTGCCTAAAGGCTCCGGGGCAGAGCTAATTATCCGCGCTGCTGCTGGCGAAGCGGGTACGTTTACCGCAAGCCGTCCAGGTCTGACGCTGTTAGGCGCTCCAGTCGCCTTCGAACTGAACAGCGTCTCCTCCAGCTCGGTTTCCAAGCCGCTGCCGATTCCGGCAAGCTCGTTTGTGAAGCATGCTTTTGTATTGGAAGCAGGTGTTGATTCCAGCAAAGCAGGCGCGCTGTTCCTGCAAAAGGGCAAAGCGTACCCTGCTCCATCCGCGTTCACGAAAAACAGCGATGGCACAACGACCGTCTCGGTATCACAGCCGGGTTACAACGTATATGCGGCCGCTAAACGGACCGTCGCCTATACGGATATCGCGAAGTCCAAGTCGAAAAACAGCATCCAATCGCTAGCTGAAAAGTTGCTGATCGACGGCACAACCGATACGACCTTCTCGCCTAAGTCGCGCCTGACGCTCGCACAGTTCGATGAAATGGTGAGCAAAGCGTTCGGCCTGACGCCGGTTGCTGGCAAAACGTTCAGCAGTTCTGTCGCTCCTTCTGGTGCAGGAGCAGCCTTTTCACCGCTGAACGCGGATGTAAAGGCCATCGCCTCTGACGCTGGTGTGTTCAGCAGCGGCTCTGCAGCCGGTTTCAGCGCTAGCGGCGGCAAATGGTACAGCAACGTACCGATCATCAGCCGCGAAGCTGCGGCTGATGTCATCTACAAACTGCTGTATGCAGCTAAGCTGATTTAA
- a CDS encoding Copper amine oxidase N-terminal domain-containing protein has translation MKKTVCGILLAIGWGLFLHPANTQAGFAPPTPASDLSQLEVNVNGEFIKQDVTPIVDQGRVFIPIRTLSSLGISYSWNSTSKITTVQNKNGDYLKVTVGSSEAYKNGKLIQLESPPQNIDGRVLVPMRFISESLGYQVNYEIIRKIVFVQSDDYQFDANLLNQENLDLARKAALSLPLNANFKPLAFPTLKYHQYRFPIRKADSYMFSDGYTSSIVEIKGGKATVTGQFVMGARSEFSHKSGNISGNDTSDPVLKPFLYNVAVFGISLKDSSQTDTYFIHSDNSQDQFNSMPMNIYSDIIQKIPKEL, from the coding sequence ATGAAAAAAACTGTATGCGGAATATTGCTTGCAATAGGATGGGGGCTGTTTTTACATCCAGCCAATACACAGGCGGGTTTTGCTCCCCCCACCCCAGCATCTGACCTTAGCCAACTTGAAGTCAACGTAAATGGAGAGTTTATAAAGCAGGATGTTACTCCAATTGTGGATCAGGGAAGGGTCTTTATACCAATCCGAACATTATCATCATTAGGTATATCATACAGCTGGAACTCAACTTCGAAAATAACTACAGTGCAGAATAAAAATGGTGATTATCTTAAAGTTACAGTAGGCAGTTCAGAAGCTTATAAAAACGGAAAATTAATTCAGCTTGAATCCCCACCTCAAAATATAGATGGGCGAGTGCTAGTTCCAATGCGTTTTATCAGTGAATCCTTGGGCTATCAAGTGAACTACGAGATCATTAGAAAAATAGTTTTTGTTCAATCAGATGACTATCAGTTTGATGCAAATCTTCTTAATCAAGAAAATTTAGATTTGGCGCGTAAAGCTGCTCTGTCCTTGCCCTTAAACGCCAATTTTAAGCCCCTTGCTTTTCCTACCCTAAAATATCACCAATATAGATTCCCGATCAGAAAAGCAGACTCGTACATGTTTTCCGATGGATATACAAGTTCAATTGTCGAAATTAAAGGGGGAAAAGCTACTGTTACCGGCCAATTTGTAATGGGAGCAAGATCGGAGTTTTCTCATAAATCGGGGAATATTTCTGGTAATGATACTTCGGATCCTGTTTTGAAACCATTCCTTTATAATGTTGCCGTTTTCGGAATATCCTTAAAAGATAGTTCTCAAACAGACACTTATTTTATTCATTCCGATAACTCTCAAGATCAATTTAATTCAATGCCGATGAATATCTATTCCGACATAATTCAAAAAATACCTAAGGAACTTTAA
- a CDS encoding lysine:proton symporter, AAT family, which produces MEQNKPQKGLRRGLKARHLTMISLGGSIGTGLFLASGGAIYNAGPGGALLAYALIGIMVYFLMTSLGEMATHMPVSGTFSTYGSRFVEPSFGFAIGWNYWYNWAITLAAELSAATLILKFWLPGSSSVLWSALFLALLIALNLLSVRSYGESEFWFAMIKIITVIVFIVVGLLMVVGIWRGDGIESTGFANLTDNPFPFGVLAVLGVFMAAGFSFQGTELVGVAAGESEDPRRNVPRAIRTIFWRILLFYMLAILVIGLLIPHTTPELASGEIATSPFTILFEKAGLSIAASVMNAVILTSLLSAGNSGLYASTRMLYVLAKEGKAPRWLARLNKRGIPVPALLVTSAFGLLAFLASFFGDGVVYVWLLNASGMTGFIVWLGIAISHYRFRRAWAAQGRSLDELVYKAKWFPLGPILAMVLCSLVIIGQFIGGVSDGKIDWAYIAASYFGLPLFLAIWLGHKWKHKTKLLKLEECQLDSEE; this is translated from the coding sequence TTGGAACAAAACAAACCTCAAAAAGGTCTACGCCGCGGCCTTAAAGCAAGACATTTAACGATGATTTCGCTCGGCGGATCGATTGGCACCGGACTGTTTCTCGCCAGCGGCGGAGCCATCTACAATGCGGGTCCGGGGGGCGCGCTGCTTGCCTACGCGCTGATCGGCATCATGGTGTATTTCTTGATGACGAGCCTCGGCGAAATGGCGACGCATATGCCTGTATCCGGCACTTTCAGCACGTATGGAAGCCGTTTTGTGGAGCCGAGCTTCGGCTTTGCCATCGGCTGGAACTATTGGTACAACTGGGCGATTACGCTCGCTGCAGAGCTGTCAGCCGCCACCTTAATTCTAAAATTCTGGCTGCCCGGCAGCTCCTCCGTGCTTTGGTCGGCGTTATTCCTAGCGTTGCTCATCGCGCTCAATCTGTTGTCGGTGCGCAGTTACGGGGAATCCGAGTTCTGGTTCGCCATGATCAAAATCATCACCGTCATCGTGTTCATCGTCGTTGGCCTGCTTATGGTAGTCGGCATCTGGCGCGGCGACGGGATTGAGAGCACCGGCTTCGCCAACCTGACGGATAATCCGTTCCCGTTTGGCGTCCTGGCCGTACTCGGCGTCTTCATGGCTGCCGGCTTCTCGTTCCAGGGCACAGAGCTCGTCGGCGTCGCTGCGGGCGAAAGTGAGGACCCACGCCGCAATGTGCCGCGCGCGATCCGCACTATTTTCTGGCGCATCCTGCTGTTCTACATGCTTGCTATCCTAGTCATCGGCCTGCTCATTCCGCATACGACTCCAGAGCTGGCAAGCGGAGAAATTGCCACGAGTCCGTTCACGATTCTGTTTGAAAAAGCAGGCCTTAGCATCGCCGCTTCCGTCATGAATGCGGTCATTCTGACCTCGCTTCTGTCGGCAGGAAACTCAGGCTTGTATGCCTCCACTCGTATGCTCTATGTACTCGCCAAAGAAGGCAAAGCCCCGCGCTGGCTTGCTCGGCTCAATAAGCGCGGCATTCCGGTGCCTGCGCTGCTCGTAACGAGCGCTTTCGGCCTGCTGGCGTTCCTCGCCTCGTTTTTCGGCGACGGCGTTGTGTATGTATGGCTGCTGAACGCTTCCGGCATGACCGGCTTCATCGTCTGGTTGGGCATTGCCATAAGCCATTACCGCTTCCGCCGCGCCTGGGCGGCCCAAGGTCGTTCGCTCGACGAGTTGGTCTATAAGGCCAAATGGTTCCCATTGGGACCGATTCTCGCCATGGTATTGTGCTCCCTCGTCATTATCGGCCAGTTCATTGGCGGTGTCAGTGATGGCAAAATAGACTGGGCGTACATCGCCGCTTCCTACTTCGGCTTGCCGCTGTTCCTTGCCATCTGGCTCGGACATAAGTGGAAGCATAAAACGAAGCTGCTGAAGCTGGAAGAGTGCCAACTCGACTCGGAAGAGTAA
- a CDS encoding 7-cyano-7-deazaguanine reductase produces MSEQGRSSEELSGVTLLGNQGTQYPMTYAPEVLESFVNKHPDRDYRVKFNCPEFTSLCPMTGQPDFATIYIAYIPDKLMVESKALKLYLFSFRNHGDFHEDCMNIIMNDLIKLMEPRFIEVWGKFTPRGGISIDPYCNWGRPGTKYEQMAEYRLMNLDLYPEKIDNR; encoded by the coding sequence ATGAGCGAACAAGGAAGAAGCAGTGAGGAGCTGAGCGGCGTGACGCTGCTCGGCAACCAAGGGACGCAATACCCGATGACTTATGCGCCGGAGGTGCTGGAGAGCTTTGTGAACAAACATCCGGACCGCGATTACCGCGTCAAATTCAATTGCCCGGAGTTTACGAGTCTGTGCCCGATGACGGGACAGCCGGATTTTGCGACGATTTATATCGCCTACATCCCGGACAAGCTGATGGTAGAGAGCAAAGCTCTCAAGCTGTATCTGTTCAGCTTCCGCAACCATGGTGACTTCCACGAGGACTGCATGAACATCATCATGAATGACCTGATCAAGCTGATGGAGCCGAGGTTCATCGAGGTGTGGGGCAAGTTCACGCCGCGCGGCGGCATTTCCATCGACCCTTACTGCAACTGGGGACGCCCTGGCACGAAATACGAGCAGATGGCCGAATATCGCCTGATGAACCTAGATCTGTACCCGGAGAAAATCGACAACCGGTAG
- a CDS encoding 7-carboxy-7-deazaguanine synthase, with amino-acid sequence MVERGGVAERELAPVSAAEGSASGSGNVNVSGTMQRQSAMEDKSVMGGMGIVEDKRGMSSTGVVGIMGGITSTQSEAVSNATPRRKRIPVLEVFGPTVQGEGMVIGVKTMFVRTAGCDYSCSWCDSAFTWDGSAKDDIRWLEPQDVIDELTALSGGSWPGHVTLSGGNPALLPQLGELISQLRGGGSAVALETQGSRWQDWFLDIDELTLSPKPPSSGMGTDWAQLESIVERLVQAGRIPSLKVVVMESKAGAEAAAGHANQLADGDTQATKKPEPAEAGSGWNDLEFAKEVHRRFPAVPMFLQAGNDQLNESDSAVLREHLAARYERLIDEVMSDPEWRRVRILPQLHAWLWGNKRGV; translated from the coding sequence ATGGTTGAGCGGGGGGGAGTGGCTGAAAGGGAGCTCGCTCCCGTCTCTGCCGCCGAAGGCTCGGCAAGCGGTAGCGGCAACGTAAACGTAAGTGGAACGATGCAACGCCAGTCCGCTATGGAAGATAAAAGTGTCATGGGCGGCATGGGCATCGTGGAAGATAAGCGCGGCATGAGTAGCACGGGCGTTGTGGGCATCATGGGCGGCATAACGTCTACGCAGAGCGAAGCAGTTTCAAACGCCACCCCGCGTCGTAAGCGCATCCCGGTGCTGGAGGTTTTTGGCCCGACGGTCCAGGGGGAAGGAATGGTCATCGGTGTCAAAACGATGTTCGTGCGCACGGCGGGCTGCGACTATAGCTGCTCCTGGTGCGATTCGGCGTTCACCTGGGACGGCAGCGCCAAGGACGACATCCGCTGGCTGGAGCCGCAGGATGTCATCGATGAGCTTACCGCTTTATCCGGGGGCAGTTGGCCGGGACATGTGACGCTGTCCGGTGGCAACCCCGCCTTGCTCCCTCAGCTGGGCGAGCTGATTTCGCAGCTCCGGGGGGGCGGAAGCGCGGTTGCTCTGGAAACTCAGGGCAGCCGCTGGCAGGACTGGTTCCTCGATATCGACGAGCTAACGCTGTCTCCCAAGCCTCCAAGCTCCGGTATGGGGACGGATTGGGCTCAGTTAGAGAGCATCGTAGAGCGTTTGGTTCAAGCGGGACGAATACCAAGCCTGAAAGTGGTTGTCATGGAGTCGAAAGCTGGGGCCGAGGCCGCAGCCGGGCACGCTAACCAACTAGCCGACGGTGATACACAGGCAACTAAAAAACCCGAGCCTGCTGAAGCGGGCTCGGGTTGGAATGACTTGGAGTTTGCCAAAGAGGTGCATCGCCGTTTCCCGGCGGTTCCGATGTTCCTGCAGGCTGGCAATGACCAGTTGAATGAATCGGACTCTGCTGTTCTGCGGGAGCATTTGGCTGCTCGCTACGAACGGTTGATCGACGAAGTGATGAGCGACCCTGAGTGGCGGCGCGTGCGCATTCTTCCTCAGCTTCACGCCTGGTTATGGGGCAACAAGCGCGGCGTCTGA
- a CDS encoding preQ(0) biosynthesis protein QueD, translated as MQQIYPAPPPHVYRYELNKEFHFAAAHYIPAEAAGSCSRVHGHTYYCNVTVGGDKLDNCGFLVNFSEVKRLVRDRFDHRLLNDDERFGGGSSELDPQHFPTTEVVARTVWELVQEELDRRDNGARCLQVFLRETPSSYVIYRPEARHG; from the coding sequence ATGCAGCAGATTTATCCTGCACCTCCACCGCATGTTTACCGTTATGAGCTGAATAAGGAGTTTCATTTTGCCGCAGCGCATTATATTCCCGCCGAGGCGGCGGGCAGCTGCAGCCGTGTACACGGGCATACGTACTACTGCAATGTTACGGTTGGCGGCGATAAGCTGGATAACTGCGGTTTTCTGGTCAACTTCTCCGAGGTCAAAAGGCTCGTCCGAGACCGTTTTGACCATCGCCTGCTCAACGATGATGAGCGCTTCGGAGGCGGGTCCTCCGAGCTTGATCCGCAGCATTTTCCGACGACTGAGGTCGTCGCTCGCACCGTTTGGGAGCTGGTACAGGAGGAGCTGGATCGGCGCGATAACGGCGCTCGTTGCCTGCAAGTATTCCTGCGGGAAACGCCGTCCAGTTATGTAATCTACCGCCCAGAGGCTCGGCATGGTTGA
- a CDS encoding preQ(0) biosynthesis protein QueC — protein sequence MEQQQVRVNPLEKRQGKAVVVFSGGQDSTTCLFWALQRYEEVEAVTFRYGQRHELELDCATSIAAELGVKHHMLDMSLLGQLAPSALTRADVAVADAPSEGGLPNTFVPGRNLLFMSFAAVLAQGVGARTIVTGVCETDFSGYPDCRNVFIQSLNVSINLAMDSSFVIETPLMWLDKEQTWELADQLGAFDFVRERTLTCYNGIPSDGCGECPACKLRSSGLERYLARRDGVGASASLQGGAR from the coding sequence ATGGAACAACAACAAGTGAGAGTAAACCCTTTGGAGAAACGCCAAGGCAAAGCCGTCGTCGTATTCAGCGGAGGACAGGACAGCACAACCTGCTTGTTCTGGGCCCTGCAGCGGTATGAAGAGGTTGAGGCGGTGACGTTCCGCTATGGCCAGCGCCATGAGCTGGAGCTGGATTGCGCCACGTCCATCGCAGCGGAGCTTGGCGTCAAGCATCATATGCTTGATATGAGCCTGCTTGGGCAGTTGGCGCCGAGCGCGCTGACGCGAGCGGATGTAGCGGTGGCGGACGCGCCTTCCGAGGGCGGATTGCCTAACACATTTGTGCCGGGACGGAATTTGTTGTTCATGTCGTTTGCGGCCGTGCTGGCTCAAGGCGTCGGTGCGCGGACGATTGTGACGGGTGTGTGCGAAACGGATTTCAGCGGGTACCCGGACTGCCGCAACGTGTTCATCCAGTCGCTGAACGTTTCGATCAACCTCGCGATGGACAGCTCATTCGTCATTGAAACGCCGCTCATGTGGCTCGATAAAGAGCAAACATGGGAGCTGGCCGATCAGCTTGGAGCGTTTGATTTTGTACGGGAGCGGACGCTGACCTGTTATAACGGTATACCGTCAGATGGCTGCGGCGAATGCCCGGCCTGCAAGTTGCGCAGCAGCGGGTTGGAGCGCTACTTAGCTCGGCGGGACGGCGTCGGAGCGTCGGCTTCATTACAAGGAGGCGCGCGCTAA